The proteins below are encoded in one region of Maribacter aestuarii:
- the coaBC gene encoding bifunctional phosphopantothenoylcysteine decarboxylase/phosphopantothenate--cysteine ligase CoaBC yields MWSGKNVLLGITGGIAAYKTTFLVRLLIKAGANVKIILTPSASSFVSPLTLATLSKNPVVTDFEKTEAHTTDWNNHVELGLWADFMVIAPATANTMSKMANGACDNLLLATYLSAKCPVFFAPAMDLDMYRHPSTVASIEKLQSFGNVMIPATSGELASGLHGEGRMAEPEEIIAHIHKHLLAGLPLSGIKVLITAGPTYEAIDPVRFIGNHSSGLMGFELAKTAANLGAEVYLVSGPTHLTVDNNAIHLIKVVSADEMYDRVHDHFSDADIVICAAAVADYRPKTMAEQKIKKSDENLELALVKNKDILLSLGEAKKQQYLVGFALETENELENAKEKLKRKNLDAIVLNSLMDKGAGFGGDSNKITFIDTNSNIETFELKTKAAVAKDIFNEIIKRRYA; encoded by the coding sequence ATGTGGAGTGGCAAGAACGTCCTTTTAGGCATTACCGGAGGAATCGCCGCCTACAAAACTACTTTCCTTGTCCGTTTATTGATAAAAGCTGGTGCTAACGTTAAAATCATTTTAACGCCTAGTGCCAGCTCTTTTGTTTCCCCTCTTACCTTAGCCACACTTTCTAAGAATCCTGTAGTAACCGATTTTGAGAAAACGGAAGCCCATACCACCGATTGGAATAATCATGTGGAACTGGGGCTATGGGCAGATTTCATGGTCATTGCTCCCGCAACCGCCAATACCATGTCCAAAATGGCCAACGGAGCCTGCGATAACTTGCTTTTGGCCACCTATTTATCCGCAAAGTGTCCCGTCTTTTTTGCTCCTGCCATGGATTTGGATATGTACAGGCATCCAAGTACAGTTGCCTCAATAGAAAAATTACAATCTTTTGGAAACGTAATGATTCCTGCCACCTCAGGAGAACTGGCTAGCGGACTGCACGGTGAGGGGAGAATGGCGGAACCGGAGGAAATCATTGCACATATTCATAAACATTTATTGGCCGGACTTCCATTAAGTGGCATAAAGGTTCTAATAACGGCTGGACCCACTTACGAAGCCATAGATCCAGTTCGGTTTATCGGAAACCATTCATCCGGACTCATGGGGTTTGAGTTAGCAAAAACGGCAGCAAATTTAGGTGCCGAGGTGTACCTTGTTTCAGGTCCAACACACCTTACCGTTGACAATAACGCCATTCATTTGATTAAAGTGGTTTCAGCTGATGAAATGTATGATAGGGTACACGACCATTTTTCAGATGCCGATATCGTTATATGTGCTGCGGCCGTTGCAGATTATAGGCCGAAAACCATGGCGGAACAAAAAATTAAAAAATCCGACGAAAACCTTGAATTGGCGCTTGTTAAAAACAAGGATATACTTCTGTCCTTGGGAGAGGCTAAAAAACAACAATATCTTGTAGGTTTTGCATTGGAAACCGAAAATGAACTAGAGAACGCCAAAGAAAAGCTTAAGCGAAAGAACCTGGATGCTATCGTGCTGAATTCATTAATGGACAAGGGAGCAGGTTTCGGTGGCGATTCTAATAAAATTACTTTTATAGATACCAATTCCAATATAGAAACGTTTGAATTAAAAACCAAGGCAGCCGTTGCCAAGGATATTTTTAATGAAATCATTAAGAGACGCTATGCGTAA
- a CDS encoding DNA-directed RNA polymerase subunit omega — protein MNMNDLKNSKAPVSTVTINRNEFDEKTDNIYEAISIAAKRAVQINSEIKKELLEKLEEFATYSDSLEEVFENKEQIEVSKFYEKLPKPHAMAVEEWLMDKIYHRNTEKDA, from the coding sequence ATGAATATGAACGATCTTAAGAATTCTAAAGCACCCGTATCAACTGTAACTATCAATAGGAACGAGTTTGATGAAAAAACAGATAATATTTACGAGGCAATCTCCATTGCGGCCAAACGTGCCGTTCAGATCAATTCCGAAATAAAAAAGGAATTGTTGGAAAAATTGGAAGAGTTCGCAACGTATAGCGATAGCTTGGAGGAGGTATTTGAAAATAAAGAGCAGATAGAAGTTTCCAAGTTCTACGAAAAATTACCAAAACCACACGCAATGGCAGTAGAGGAGTGGTTGATGGATAAAATATACCATAGGAACACAGAGAAAGACGCATAG
- a CDS encoding outer membrane protein assembly factor BamD → MFFKMRQFFFLLVAVIVLSSCSEYQKVLKNEDVKAKYDAAEKYYEEKDFKRANRLFEQIAPKYVGKPQGERVMFFLANTYFEREDYNMAGYQFERFVKSYPKSDKLAEATFLGAKSYYELSPKYSLDQTDTDKALLKLQNFINAYAESEYFAEANAMAKELTTKKERKAYEILKQYNRLGEFNYDMLKSAVAASDNFVSDYPGSVYREDALFVKLEATTYMAMNSFESLQKERLQSAKAAYTVLKKQYPNTKYEEEATDLINKIESELQKFTTEAK, encoded by the coding sequence ATGTTTTTTAAAATGAGGCAATTCTTTTTTCTTCTTGTAGCGGTCATTGTCCTTTCCTCTTGTAGTGAGTACCAAAAGGTACTTAAAAATGAGGATGTTAAGGCGAAATACGATGCAGCCGAGAAGTATTATGAAGAAAAGGATTTTAAGCGCGCTAATAGACTTTTTGAGCAAATAGCACCAAAGTATGTAGGTAAACCTCAGGGCGAGCGTGTAATGTTCTTTCTTGCCAACACTTATTTTGAACGTGAGGATTACAACATGGCCGGCTATCAGTTCGAGCGGTTCGTAAAGTCCTATCCCAAGAGCGATAAACTGGCAGAAGCAACATTTTTGGGCGCCAAGAGTTATTATGAACTTTCACCAAAATACTCTTTGGACCAAACCGATACGGATAAGGCCTTATTGAAACTTCAGAATTTCATAAATGCTTACGCCGAGTCAGAATATTTTGCTGAAGCTAACGCCATGGCAAAGGAGTTAACTACCAAGAAAGAAAGAAAGGCCTACGAAATTTTAAAACAGTACAATAGGTTAGGAGAGTTCAACTATGATATGTTGAAATCGGCCGTAGCCGCAAGTGATAACTTTGTTTCGGATTACCCGGGTTCCGTTTATAGGGAAGATGCCCTGTTCGTTAAGTTAGAAGCAACGACCTACATGGCAATGAATAGTTTTGAAAGTTTACAAAAAGAGCGTTTGCAGAGCGCTAAAGCTGCCTACACGGTTTTAAAAAAGCAGTATCCGAATACGAAATACGAAGAAGAAGCAACAGACTTAATAAATAAAATTGAAAGTGAACTGCAAAAGTTCACCACAGAAGCAAAATAA
- the dapA gene encoding 4-hydroxy-tetrahydrodipicolinate synthase, producing MEQLKGTGVALVTPFKEDGSLDLSALRAIVNHCIDGGIDYLVAMGTTAESVTLTADEKDSAIQAILEANAGRLPVVLGVGGNNTQQIVTELRSRDLTSFAALLSVSPYYNRPTQEGIYQHFKAISEASPIPIILYNVPGRTGSNMLPVTTLRLANDFENIVAIKEACGNLIQIMEIIEKRPKGFLVLSGDDINTLPTLLAGGEGVISVIGQGLPAEFTQMVRLGLAGDVKAAYNQHYALQEGMQLIFEEGNPAGIKALFELLELSKAFVRLPLVEASANLKIKIKSFVTSLTKIPA from the coding sequence ATGGAACAATTGAAGGGCACTGGTGTGGCTTTGGTAACACCATTTAAGGAAGATGGGAGCTTGGATTTAAGCGCACTTAGGGCCATAGTAAACCATTGTATCGACGGCGGCATAGATTACCTCGTGGCCATGGGAACAACGGCGGAATCGGTTACCTTAACCGCTGATGAAAAGGATTCGGCGATTCAGGCCATATTGGAAGCCAATGCAGGAAGATTACCCGTAGTGCTCGGCGTGGGCGGTAATAATACCCAGCAAATAGTAACGGAATTGCGTTCAAGAGACCTTACTTCTTTCGCTGCCCTACTTTCCGTTTCTCCTTATTACAACAGGCCAACCCAAGAAGGTATCTATCAACATTTTAAGGCAATTTCAGAAGCTTCGCCCATACCGATAATCCTTTACAATGTTCCTGGCAGAACCGGCAGCAATATGTTGCCTGTTACAACGCTTCGTTTGGCAAATGATTTTGAAAATATCGTAGCCATCAAGGAAGCGTGTGGAAACCTAATCCAAATTATGGAAATCATAGAAAAAAGACCTAAAGGGTTTTTAGTGCTTTCCGGAGACGATATTAACACGTTGCCGACTCTCTTAGCCGGTGGTGAGGGTGTAATTTCTGTAATAGGTCAAGGACTTCCCGCCGAATTCACTCAAATGGTACGGCTTGGTTTAGCCGGTGATGTAAAGGCTGCCTACAATCAGCACTATGCATTGCAAGAAGGAATGCAACTTATTTTTGAGGAAGGAAACCCCGCAGGTATCAAGGCCCTTTTTGAGTTATTGGAACTTTCAAAAGCTTTTGTACGGCTTCCATTGGTGGAGGCTAGTGCCAACTTAAAGATCAAAATCAAGTCCTTTGTTACTTCCCTTACAAAGATTCCTGCTTAA
- a CDS encoding DUF6913 domain-containing protein: MFLKGIKDKFKQKSGRKFIKQALANPTEESTRGKGIRKLGCIVDLDKFQDSDVFYEFLEEFKLTPNAVKIIGYRSYYDKNSPYSTPVFSDKDLGWNGDIENSYALEFLSREYDLLVNYYDEENLLLNLMSVKTKARIKVGFKGVGPEYNDLILDTPLKDFKTFKTELKKYLGVFKEI, encoded by the coding sequence ATGTTTTTAAAAGGAATTAAGGACAAGTTTAAGCAGAAATCCGGTCGCAAATTTATCAAGCAGGCCCTAGCAAATCCAACGGAGGAAAGTACTAGAGGAAAGGGAATACGGAAGCTGGGATGCATAGTGGATTTAGATAAGTTTCAGGATTCCGACGTTTTTTATGAGTTTCTGGAGGAGTTTAAGCTGACGCCCAATGCCGTGAAGATTATTGGTTATAGAAGCTATTACGATAAAAATTCGCCGTACTCCACACCTGTTTTTTCCGACAAGGATTTAGGTTGGAACGGGGATATTGAGAATAGCTACGCACTGGAGTTTTTAAGTAGGGAATACGATTTGTTGGTGAACTATTACGATGAGGAAAATTTGCTTTTAAACTTAATGTCCGTTAAAACCAAAGCACGTATTAAAGTAGGTTTCAAAGGTGTAGGACCGGAATACAACGATTTAATATTGGATACCCCGCTTAAGGATTTTAAGACCTTTAAAACAGAACTGAAAAAGTACCTGGGCGTATTCAAAGAGATATAG
- a CDS encoding 5'-nucleotidase C-terminal domain-containing protein gives MAKLLQFRILKIKHFVIFTTILIFSSCQRQPNSISKIEGKQIAIDSSWAEMPEIKNFIAPYHNRVNTMLDSTLAYAPYKITKDDGAYNTTAGNLMADLMLSEANPIFKKRTGKEIDFVLMNHGGIRSIISQGNVSARTAYEVMPFENNIAVVELNGKSVLEMIHYIIQSKRAHPLGGIQVVLNKDDSINKILVQGKAFVVDQHYYIATSDYLVSGGDDMVFFKDAITITDIDYKIRNAMIDYFSKVDTLSPKVDDRFYKLN, from the coding sequence ATGGCGAAGTTACTACAGTTTAGGATTTTAAAAATTAAACATTTTGTTATATTTACAACAATACTGATTTTCAGCTCTTGTCAGCGGCAACCCAACTCCATCAGTAAAATAGAGGGAAAACAAATAGCCATAGACAGTTCATGGGCGGAAATGCCGGAGATTAAAAATTTCATAGCCCCTTACCATAATCGGGTAAACACCATGTTGGACAGTACCCTGGCCTACGCCCCCTATAAAATCACGAAAGATGATGGGGCATACAACACCACTGCAGGAAATCTCATGGCGGACCTTATGCTCTCCGAAGCCAACCCCATCTTTAAAAAGCGCACAGGAAAGGAAATCGATTTTGTATTGATGAACCACGGTGGTATTCGATCCATCATCTCTCAAGGGAACGTTTCCGCCAGAACGGCCTACGAGGTAATGCCTTTTGAAAATAATATTGCTGTGGTAGAACTGAACGGGAAATCGGTTTTAGAAATGATACATTATATCATCCAATCCAAAAGAGCGCATCCCTTGGGCGGTATACAGGTGGTTCTGAATAAAGATGACAGCATCAATAAAATTCTAGTACAAGGAAAGGCATTTGTCGTGGACCAACACTATTATATAGCTACTTCGGACTATTTGGTAAGCGGTGGCGATGATATGGTATTCTTTAAAGATGCCATTACCATAACCGATATCGATTATAAAATTAGAAATGCGATGATCGATTATTTCTCTAAAGTCGATACCCTATCGCCCAAAGTAGATGATCGTTTTTATAAATTGAACTAG